The window GCCTTCACGGCGCATCACCAGAACGGCGGCTTCGATTGCTCTCATTTTGCTCATGATTTTGTGCCTCTTACGTTTTGTAATTGTATACAAGTGGCTTTGCACTGAGTGTATTCACGGCGGACGGCGCAGGTCAATCCATTTCCTCAAGCACCTGTTTCATTCGTCGGAAGGCCGTAAATGCTGTGGCTTTTCGTCGATAAGGTTACGTTGTTGGATTTATTGTATACAAAAAATATTATCATTGTGTTCTATTGTTTGCGTCTGGTTTTGCCAAAGGCAATGCCAGGAACGTTTCCCACAACAAAAAAAGGACAGCACCCATGAGCGCTTTAACCTTGAAAGTCGCCGTCAGCCTGACGGGGCAAGCCCTTGCCGCAGGCCGTGAAATCAGCGCTGCACCGCTGACCATTGCGGTCCTGGACAGCGGCGGCCATCTGATTGCCTTGCAACGCGAAGACGGCGCGAGCCTGCTTCGCCCTCAGATCGCTTTCGGTAAGGCTTGGGGCGCCATCGCCCTGGGCAAGGGCTCACGCTTGCTCGCCCAGGACGCCCAACAACGCCCGGCCTTCTTCGCCGCGTTGAACGGCCTGGGGCAGGGCAGCGTCGTGCCGGCCCCGGGTGGGGTGTTGATCAGGGATCAGGAGGGGCGCGTGCTGGGCGCCATCGGCATCAGTGGCGATACCTCGGATGTTGATGAGCAGGTTGCGATCAGGGCCGTGGAGGGAGTGGGGTTGATGGCGGATGCGGGGGTGGCTTGATGTATTGACTGACCTATTGCTATCGCGAGCAGGCTCGCTCCCACAGGTGGACTTGGGCGGACACAATATGTATGGGCACCGCAAATCCCCTGTGGGAGCGAGCCTGCTCGCGATGGCCATCCAGCAGACACATCCAGCTAAAAGTTTGCCTCCTATCCAGGCATGCACAGATCTAGCCTTCTTCATGAGTCAATCATCAAAGGGGCAAGGAATGCCTGGTTCACCTGCTTCACATAGACTGCGCCTCGGTCGCTACGCCGAATCCAGTCGGGTCTATTTACTGACCACCAACACATTTGGCCGCATACCAATTTTTAAGGACGTTATCCTGGGTAGATTGGTCGTTGAGCAATTTCGAAAAGCTCAGGAGCAAGGCTGGGCCGACTCATTGGCTTGGGTGGTCATGCCTGATCATTTCCATTGGTTGATCGAGTTGCGAAGGGGATCTTTGAGTGAGTTGATGCAAAGGATCAAATCATTGAGTACCAAAGCTGTAAATCTGCGCCTGGGTAATAAAGTCAGCCTTTGGCAGCAAGGATTTCATGACCGCGCACTGCGGCGGGAAGACGAGTTGATCATAATGGCGCGCTATGTCGTCGCTAACCCGTTGCGGGCAGGTCTCGTGAAGCGGCTTGGCGATTATCCGCTGTGGGATGCCATTTGGCTTTGACTCGAAATCGAGTTGCCGCTATCGCGAGCAGGCTCGCTCCCACAAGGGATTTAGGTTGCTCGCAGAATCTACATTCACAGCAGAACCCTGTGGGGCGAGTCTGCGCGAGAAAGCCCGTTCCCACAGGGTTTATGTGATGGACACAAAATGTCTGAACACAGAAAATCCCCTGTGGGAGCGAGCCTGCTCGCGATGGCCGCGGCACGGTTCTGAGCCTAGCGATCCACCTCACACCCCTTCAACACCAACCGAATAATCGTCTGCGCCGCCGCTTCGTAATCCGCCTCATCCAGCTTCGCCTTGCCGGTCACGGCGCTGATCTGCCAGTCGAAATCGGCATAGGTCTGGGTGGCGGCCCAGATGCTGAACATCAGGTGGTTGGGGTCGATGGGGGCGATCTGGCCGCGGTCGATCCAGGTCTGGATGCAGTCGATGTTGTGCCGGGCCTGGGCGTTGAGTTGTTCCACCAGGTCGGCACTCAGGTGTGGGGCGCCGTGCATGATTTCGCTGGCGAAGACTTTTGAGGCGAAGGGCAGGTCGCGGGAGATGCGGATCTTGGAGCGGATGTAGTGGCTCAGCACTTCGCCGGGCACGCCGTCCGCGTTGAACGGGGTCGAGGCCTGGAGGATTGGCTCGATGATACTTTCCAGCACCTCGCGGTAGAGATTTTCCTTGGACTTGAAATAGTAGTAGACGTTGGGTTTTGGCAGGCCCGCCTTGGCCGCGATATCGCTGGTTTTGGTCGCCGCGAAGCCCTTGTCGGCAAACTCTTCGCTGGCGGCACGCAGGATCAGTTCTTTGTTGCGCTCGCGGATAGTGCTCATAAACCCAGGGGTTCCTTGCCTGTTCTGGCGGTTGCGCATGGTAGCACCGGCCTCGCGAAGCGCTCAAGAATGCCCCGCGGCCACGTCGGGCGCGCTATGCTGCGCAGCATTATTGTTCAAGGAGTTCCTCCATGGCCGGAAGCAGTTTGCTGTTACTGATCGACGATATCGCCACAGTGCTCGACGATGTTGCATTGATGACCAAGATGGCCGCCAAGAAAACCGCCGGCGTGCTCGGCGATGACCTGGCGCTCAATGCCCAGCAGGTGTCAGGCGTGCGTGCCGAGCGGGAAATACCGGTGGTCTGGGCGGTGGCCAAGGGGTCGTTCATCAACAAACTGATCCTGGTGCCGTCGGCGTTGGCCATCAGCGCTTTCGTGCCCTGGCTGGTGACGCCACTGCTGATGGTGGGGGGCGCCTACCTGTGCTTCGAAGGGTTCGAGAAACTGGCCCACAAGTTCCTTCACAGCAAGGCGCAAGACCAGGCCGAGCATGCGCAACTGGTCGAGGCCGTGGCGAATCCGGCGGTCGATCTGGTGGCCTTCGAAAAGGACAAGATCAAAGGTGCGATACGCACCGACTTCATCCTCTCGGCGGAAATCATCGCCATCACCCTCGGCACCGTCGCTGATGCACCGCTGACCCAGCAGGTGATCGTGCTGTCGGGTATCGCCATCGTCATGACCGTCGGCGTCTATGGTTTGGTGGCCGGGATCGTCAAGCTCGATGACCTGGGGTTGTGGCTGACGCAGAAGCCGGGGCAATGGGCCAAGAGCGTCGGTGGCGCCATCCTGCGCGCCGCGCCCTACATGATGAAAGGCCTGTCGGTGATCGGCACGGCGGCGATGTTCCTGGTGGGCGGCGGCATCCTGACCCATGGCGTGCCGGTGGTGCATCACTGGATCGAAGGTGTGACGGCCAGTGCTGGCGGCGCCGGGTTCATTGTGCCGTTGCTGCTTAATGCGGTGGCCGGGATTGTGGCGGGGGCGCTGGTGTTGGCGGGAGTGATGGTGGTTGGCAAGGTCTGGAAGGCGCTGAAAAGCTGAATCTGACAACACATGACAACTGTGGGAGCGAGCCTGCTCGCGATAGCGGTCTACCAGCCAACATAAATGTTGAATGGCAGGCCCTCATCGCGAGCAGGCTCGCTCCCACAGTGGGTTTTGGGGTGGCCGGGAGTTACTCGGCAATCTGCAACTTGCGCGACTCGGTATACACGTAACGCACCTTCTCATATTCGAATGGCGAGTTCAGTTGGCCATAGCGGAAGCTGGTCTGGTGGCGCTTGTCCACGGCGCGCAGGAGCAGCAGTTCCGGGTGGTTGCCGCTGACTTCTGAAACGTTGAGGAAGTTGATCGCCGATTCAGCCGTGTAGTCCACCAGCAATCCCGAGGTGTCGCGAAGGTTCGAAGGGCCGAAGATCGGCAGTACGAAATACGCACCGCCGGGCACGCCATAGAAGCCCAGGGTCTGACCGAAGTCTTCGCTCTGGCGCGGCAGGCCCATGGCGGTGGCCGGGTCCCACAGGCCGGCGATGCCGACGGTGGTGTTGAGCAGCAGGCGTGCCGTGGTTTCCATCGAACGCTTGCCCTTGAATTGCAGCAGGCTGTTCATCAGGTTCGGCACGTCTCCCAGGTTATTGAAGAAGTTGCTCACCCCGGTGCGCAGGAAACCTGGCGTGATGTAACGGTAACCATCGACGACTGGCAGGAAGACCCACTGATCGAATCGATAATTGAAGTGGTAAACGCGGCGGTTCCAGGACTCCAGCGGGTCATAGACGTTCAGGGCGTTGAGGGTCGAGCGCTCGAATTCGCGCTGGTCCAGCCCGGGGTTGAACTTGAGCTTGCTCAACGGTTCCTTGAAACCGTCGGAGTCCACCACCACAGGCGCGTTGGCCTTGCTGTTATCGGCGTGGACCATGCCAGCACTCATTAACGCGGCGATAAGCAGGAGATATTTAGCCACGGAAGAACTCCAGCATGGCGTCGCTGTTGACGCGGTAGTTTAGGTTGCCGCAGTGGCCGCCCAATGGGTAAACCGTCAGGCGGTCGCCAAAGGTCTTGCGCAAGAAGCCCAGATCGCCCGGGCCGAGGATGACGTCGTCGGCGTTGTGCATGACGGCAATCTTCGGACTGTCGTGCAGGTAATCCTTGAGCGCATAAAGGCTGACCTGATCGATCAGTTGCAACAGGCTGCCGCCGTCGGTGCGTGCGCGCCACATCGGAATCACCTGCTCGGTGAGATAGCAGTCGAAATCGCATTGCAACGCGCGCTTGAGGAACGGCGTCAGGCTGGTGCTTTCGGTAATCGGGAATTTGGGCGGGATGATCAGGCCGCGACGGTTGATCAGGTCCGAGGTGAATGCAATGTCGGCCGCCGAGAAGCGGAACGAAGTGCCAATCAGCATCGCCATCTGCTCGTTGGTCAGGTGCTGCTTGGACTGCTGGAAGTCATAGAGCAGGGCATCGTTGAGATCGATGTAGCCTTTTTGCTGGAAGTAACGAGTCAGCTTGTTGAGCACCAACTCATAAAAAGTGGTGGTGTTGTTGATGCCTTTGACCTCGGTCTGGACCAGTTTGTCCAGGTTGGTGATCGAGGTATAGAGGTTGACCGGCGGGTTAAGCAATAGCACTTTCTTGAAGTTGAAGCTGCGTCGGGTTTCATCCAGATGCGCGACGAAAGCCGCGTCCAGGGCGCCGAGGCTGTAGCCGGTGAGGTAATACTCGGTCACGGGCAACTTGGGGTTCTGCGCGCGCACGGCCTGCATCACCCGGTACATGTCTTCGGCGTCTTCCTTGGTGATGCCGGGTGTGGCGAAGCGCGAAGCGGCACTCATGAAGTCAAAGCTGGTGGGCGACGACAGCTGCACCACGTGGTAACCGGCCTTGTAATAGAGGCGCTTGAGGTATTCGTTGAGGCTGCTGTCGTATCGTGCGCCGGTGCCAGCGATCAGGAAGATCAGCGGCGCGGGCTTGTCCTGGGTCGCCATGCGGTAGGTGAGGCTTTTCACCGGCCAGAAATTGTCTGGCAGGATGAACTCGCGTTCCGGGCGCAGGGTCAGGCTGTGGTCCGCCTGGTCGATATCTTCGATCGGGGGCAGTTCCGGGCGCAGGTCCGGTGGCGTAGTGGCGATGGTCGCCTCGAACGGGTTGGTCAAGGGGTAGCCATAGCTGGCGGCATCGATGTCCACCGCCAGCGCGGACGCACTCAGAATAAGGCCGCCGGCGAAGGCAGCGAAGCGCAAGGAATGGAGCATGACTGGATCCCTTAAAGGAAGATGCCGATTGAAGTTCGCAGGCTATGACCGCCGAAGTGAAGCCAAGTGCCATGATTGGCACAAAACAGGCACAAAACAGGCACAAACGGGGCGCGATAGTAGCGCGAAGATACACGGTCACGCGTGGTAGCGGCTAGTTATCTGGCGGTTTGCCGAATTCGGGCGTGACCGGCAGGAGAGCATTTTTGTTGGCCCGAATGGCGAAGGCAGGTAGCTGGCGTTCTGATGTCGTTTCTCGTTGCTTCAACGTCGCAGGCAGAGCAGGTTCCAGATCGGCGCAGGTTGATGATCAACGAGTCAGTACTCCACTGACGTTCGAACCGGTTTTGCAGGCGAGCGTGATGGGGGCGCTGTGCACCATAACAATACGTTGACGCCGCTCGGCATCCGTCGGGCGCAGCACTTTCGGGGAAGTAACGATGAGAATGCGACGACTCTTGGGCGCAGGTGCCGCACTGGTACTGGCGATCAGCTCCACACTGGCCAGCGCCGAAACCAAAACCCTGAGCATCGGTTATGTCGATGGCTGGTCCGACAGCGTCGCGACCACCCATGTGGCGGCCGAAGTCATCAAGCAGAAACTGGGCTATGACGTGAAGCTGCAAGCGGTTGCGACCGGGATCATGTGGCAAGGCGTAGCCACTGGCAAACTCGACGCGATGCTCTCGGCCTGGCTGCCGGTGACCCATGGCGACTACTGGACCAAGAACAAGGATCAGGTGGTCGATTACGGTCCGAACTTCAAGGATGCAAAAATCGGCCTGATCGTGCCGGAGTACGTCAAGGCCCAGTCCGTGGCCGACCTCAAGACCGATGACAGCTTCAAGAACCGCATTGTCGGTATCGACGCCGGTTCAGGTGTCATGATCAAGACCGAGCAGGCCATCAAGGATTACGACCTGACCGGGTATCAACTCAAGGCCAGTTCCGGCGCCGGCATGATTGCCGAGCTGACCCGTGCCGAGAAGAAAAAAGAATCCATCGCCGTCACCGGTTGGGTGCCGCACTGGATGTTCGCCAAGTGGAAACTGCGCTTCCTGGAAGACCCGAAAGGCGTTTACGGCGCGGCTGAAACCGTGAACAGCATCGGCAGCAAGGAGCTGGACACCAAGGCGCCGGAAGTGGTCGCGTTCCTGAAGAAGTTCCAGTGGAACTCGAAAGACGAAATCGGCGAGGTCATGCTGGCGATTCAGGAAGGCGCCAAGCCGGACGTCGCTGCCAAGGATTGGGTTGCCAAACACCCGGACCGCGTGAAGGAGTGGACCGGCAAGTAATCCGCCCGGTTTAACATCCTCGAAACCGCATGACGTGGCGTCATGCGGTTTTTTTATGCCTGCGTTTTTTAGCCTCGCCCACGTCCTTGTGGGAGCGAGCCTGCTCGCGATGGCGACGGTACATTCGACAGGTGCACCCACAGACCCACCGCTATCGCGAGCAGGCTCGCTCCCACAAGGGGTAACGGTGCTCGTCATCAATCGATAAACGTCATGTCGTTCTAATACTAAGGTCGTCTGGAACCTGGCCTTCAGCCGCATAGAGTAGAGCTGTTCCAATTAAATCTGTGCTGCGAGGATAAAAACAATGAACGACAGCATTTACCTCTCGATTCAAAACAGCCCGCGCTTCAAGGAGCTGGTGAGAAAAAGAGAAAAGTTCGCCTGGATTCTCTCGGCGATCATGCTTGGGTTGTATTCAGGCTTCATTCTTCTGATTGCCTACGGGCCGCATGTTCTCGGGGCCAAGATTTCGCCCGAGTCCACCATTACCTGGGGTATCCCCATAGGTGTCGGCCT is drawn from Pseudomonas rhizophila and contains these coding sequences:
- a CDS encoding glycine betaine ABC transporter substrate-binding protein, whose amino-acid sequence is MRMRRLLGAGAALVLAISSTLASAETKTLSIGYVDGWSDSVATTHVAAEVIKQKLGYDVKLQAVATGIMWQGVATGKLDAMLSAWLPVTHGDYWTKNKDQVVDYGPNFKDAKIGLIVPEYVKAQSVADLKTDDSFKNRIVGIDAGSGVMIKTEQAIKDYDLTGYQLKASSGAGMIAELTRAEKKKESIAVTGWVPHWMFAKWKLRFLEDPKGVYGAAETVNSIGSKELDTKAPEVVAFLKKFQWNSKDEIGEVMLAIQEGAKPDVAAKDWVAKHPDRVKEWTGK
- a CDS encoding VacJ family lipoprotein, with the protein product MAKYLLLIAALMSAGMVHADNSKANAPVVVDSDGFKEPLSKLKFNPGLDQREFERSTLNALNVYDPLESWNRRVYHFNYRFDQWVFLPVVDGYRYITPGFLRTGVSNFFNNLGDVPNLMNSLLQFKGKRSMETTARLLLNTTVGIAGLWDPATAMGLPRQSEDFGQTLGFYGVPGGAYFVLPIFGPSNLRDTSGLLVDYTAESAINFLNVSEVSGNHPELLLLRAVDKRHQTSFRYGQLNSPFEYEKVRYVYTESRKLQIAE
- a CDS encoding REP-associated tyrosine transposase, with the translated sequence MPGSPASHRLRLGRYAESSRVYLLTTNTFGRIPIFKDVILGRLVVEQFRKAQEQGWADSLAWVVMPDHFHWLIELRRGSLSELMQRIKSLSTKAVNLRLGNKVSLWQQGFHDRALRREDELIIMARYVVANPLRAGLVKRLGDYPLWDAIWL
- a CDS encoding GlcG/HbpS family heme-binding protein, translated to MSALTLKVAVSLTGQALAAGREISAAPLTIAVLDSGGHLIALQREDGASLLRPQIAFGKAWGAIALGKGSRLLAQDAQQRPAFFAALNGLGQGSVVPAPGGVLIRDQEGRVLGAIGISGDTSDVDEQVAIRAVEGVGLMADAGVA
- a CDS encoding DUF485 domain-containing protein, whose amino-acid sequence is MNDSIYLSIQNSPRFKELVRKREKFAWILSAIMLGLYSGFILLIAYGPHVLGAKISPESTITWGIPIGVGLIVSAFILTGIYVRRANGEFDDLNNAILKEAQQ
- a CDS encoding TetR/AcrR family transcriptional regulator, producing MSTIRERNKELILRAASEEFADKGFAATKTSDIAAKAGLPKPNVYYYFKSKENLYREVLESIIEPILQASTPFNADGVPGEVLSHYIRSKIRISRDLPFASKVFASEIMHGAPHLSADLVEQLNAQARHNIDCIQTWIDRGQIAPIDPNHLMFSIWAATQTYADFDWQISAVTGKAKLDEADYEAAAQTIIRLVLKGCEVDR
- a CDS encoding DUF808 domain-containing protein, which gives rise to MAGSSLLLLIDDIATVLDDVALMTKMAAKKTAGVLGDDLALNAQQVSGVRAEREIPVVWAVAKGSFINKLILVPSALAISAFVPWLVTPLLMVGGAYLCFEGFEKLAHKFLHSKAQDQAEHAQLVEAVANPAVDLVAFEKDKIKGAIRTDFILSAEIIAITLGTVADAPLTQQVIVLSGIAIVMTVGVYGLVAGIVKLDDLGLWLTQKPGQWAKSVGGAILRAAPYMMKGLSVIGTAAMFLVGGGILTHGVPVVHHWIEGVTASAGGAGFIVPLLLNAVAGIVAGALVLAGVMVVGKVWKALKS
- a CDS encoding serine/threonine protein kinase, with translation MLHSLRFAAFAGGLILSASALAVDIDAASYGYPLTNPFEATIATTPPDLRPELPPIEDIDQADHSLTLRPEREFILPDNFWPVKSLTYRMATQDKPAPLIFLIAGTGARYDSSLNEYLKRLYYKAGYHVVQLSSPTSFDFMSAASRFATPGITKEDAEDMYRVMQAVRAQNPKLPVTEYYLTGYSLGALDAAFVAHLDETRRSFNFKKVLLLNPPVNLYTSITNLDKLVQTEVKGINNTTTFYELVLNKLTRYFQQKGYIDLNDALLYDFQQSKQHLTNEQMAMLIGTSFRFSAADIAFTSDLINRRGLIIPPKFPITESTSLTPFLKRALQCDFDCYLTEQVIPMWRARTDGGSLLQLIDQVSLYALKDYLHDSPKIAVMHNADDVILGPGDLGFLRKTFGDRLTVYPLGGHCGNLNYRVNSDAMLEFFRG